Below is a genomic region from Paludicola sp. MB14-C6.
GGATTCTAGGTGGCATTATTTTAATTTTAAAAATACTTGAGGAGATATTTAAGTCTCCGAATGTTACTGGAGCATATGGAGAGTATGTAACAGTAAAACAACTTGAAAAGCTTACTGGATATAAAAAAATCATTCGCAACCCTATTTTCATTACAGAAAATGAAAGTTGCGAAATTGACATTATTATGATTCATGAAACTGCAATCTATGTTATTGAAAGTAAAAATTATAGCGGTTGGATATTTGGAAAAGAGAATCAATTCAAATGGACACAATGTTTAAAAAGAAAAAGAAAAAACAGTTTTTATAATCCAATCATGCAGAACAGGAAACATATTAAAGTATTAGCAGACTTATTAAATATAGATACATTTCAATCTGTTATTGTTTTTAGTGATAGATGCGAACTAAAAAAAGTAGAATACAATTCAAATATTATACTTAATAAACGAACTAATGCAATAAGAAGTATTAAGTATGCTGTTAAAAACAACCCCCCTATTCTCAACGAAATGCAAATTGATGAATTTTACAATAGAATAATGCAAAAAGCTTACTTCGATAAAGAAACAAGAAGAAAACATATTGAAAGCATTAAGGCAAAACAAAAAGACTAGGTATTTTTACCTAGTCTTTCATTTTTTCTCACGAACTAAACATAGATTTAGTGCACTTCTATATTTTAATAATTTTTAATTTATAAAACCTCAATTTCTTTAGCAAATTGATCATTTATAGGTATAAATCTTAATGTTTTCCCATTTGCAAGTTTTTGTGTTTTATCGCAACAAACAATGGAATCTTTAGTAAAAAAATATTCAATATTGTTTGCTGTTACAAATCCAAGAGTTCTTTCCGTATTTAAATACGTAATAACACCTTCAATTTTACCTGAAATAACAGCCTGTTCAATTAACTCATTCGTAATCTTAGTAACTTTTTTTATTCTCTCTCCTGTTTTTCTAGAACGTGTCTTATCAATTTTTTCGGAATTTTTAATAAAATGAGTAGGTATCTCTTTATAAATACAATATGAATAATCAAATTGATAGATACTACTTTTTCTTCCAGTTCCTTGCTCAATTAAGTTAATAATATTGTATTCTTCAGATTTATTAGTATATTTAATTAAACTTACAGATTTATTTGGAAATGCAAATTTATATGCATTCCTACTTTTACAAACACTTACTATGTCTCCTAATAATTCTTTCTCACTAGGTGAAAATAAATTCTCAATTTTCTTAGCATGTTCACGTAGAGTTAAAAAAACATCATCAATATTAACTTTTGTTTGACCTTTATTATGCTTATAAGCAGTATTTAAACAACTATCCAAAAGATGGACTAGTCTTCGCATATTTCCATTAGAAGCATAAACAATATGCTCTAAAACGTCCATATTGCTAGTAGAAATAGCAAATAAATCTTCAGTAATAAATTTAGTATCTTCATCTTTATTTATATATTTTTCAATTATTGCGATGACACGGTTCAAAAAAATATCAAAACATTCATCTTCTACATTGCATTCTAATTCAACCACATCTCCATAACGAGTTTCAGTCAATACATCTTCTTGACTATTTGGATAAATTGCTATTTTTGTTCTTACGAAAGGTAAAGTTCTTAATTGATTCATTAAAGATTCAAAATAGGAATTTTCATTAGTCTCCTTAAAAAAACTACGGTTAATAGAACCAACTTCATCAAATAAAATTAAAAGTTTCACATCATATGGTTTAAAAAGCGAATTATAAGCATCAACTATATCGGTAAATTTAGGTTGACAATTTTTTTTAATTTCTGTCATTGTAGAGTTAGCATAATCAGTAACAACATTAAATAAATTATTCCCCAAACTCCCCTTGACATCAAAAGTTTTATTTACTGTTTCAATATACTCCTCAGCAGACATTTGTTTGATATTATCTAGTACTTTCAGGATTGGTAATTCACTACTTCTAGGTGCAATATACAAATCTTTAAATCCATTATGTAACTTAGCAAGTTTTTCTGAGGATTTGAAAAATTGAAAAATATTGATCATTTCTTCAAGAATTTTAATTATTATATTATTATAAATTTTTAAACAATCACGTAATGTTTGAAAATCACTCAACTTAATATATATCGGTAGAATAATTGAACATTCTTCTAACAAACTTGGAATAATAGTATAGAGATAATAAGCATAATTAGCTCTCAAATACATAGTTTTTCCAGAACCCATTTGTCCTTTAATTATTGAATTTTCATAAGTAAAAGGACTTGTCAAACCATCTGTAGGGTCAACAAAAAGGTCTAAAACTTTTTCTAAATCAAATTCATCAGCGTTCCTTACTTGAAAAGGTCTTTTTTCATATAAATTACATAAATTCATTTTATCACCCCATATATTTATTACATACGATTTAATTATCGACTTACATATCCAAAATTATACAATAAAATAAGTTATATTACAACTACATTTTAACAAAAAAACCTGACATAATATCTAATTTTCAAATTCGTTTAATATTACAATAATCTAATTCTGGTTATTAGAGCAATTTATTTATTGCGTAATTATAATTTACATTTATTTACTGGTGGATATTCAAAATATTTATTTAGTGCGGTTACTAGTAATTAATTACCAGTTGAACTCATAATTATATAATACCATACCCTTTTGTTGGAGAGCAATTCTATTTCTGTTTGTGTTTAAAAAGATTTCAAAACACAATTTAAATTAAATTAACATATTATAATGATAGTCGATATTCAATTATTTTCACAATATTGTTACTTGTATTTTATGGAGGTTAGAGTATGAGTAAAATTAAACTATTTACTTTAAGTTTTGATATTTCGTATAAAGGATTATATGAAACAAGTACAGAGCTTAAAATTAAGTATCCAAGTGCCCAATTAAGCGACTACGCATATGTTTCTCAATCAAAATCTTATTGGTATTGGAGTACGGCTTTTAATGACTGGGTTAATCAAGAAACCTCTGAAGCAATATATATTACGTTAAATCCTCAACAAAAAGCTGCTGTACCATATATCGTTGGAGTGTAAAATATGAGTGGATTAGTAAGTTATGATTTATTCAATCAAAGAACTTTAAACAGTAAAATTGGATTTACTGCCGAAGGTGGGTTATATGAAGTTTTAACAAATAATACCGGCGGATCTAGTTTAAAAGGTACGATTGTTATTGCTTCTGTTTCAGTAGCAGATGCTGTTGATATTGCTCCTGCTAATACTGGTATGCCTATTGGAGTAATTTATGAAAATGAAATTCCTAATGGATCACCTGTAAAAGTTGTTATTTACGGCAGAGCACAAGTTTTATTAAAAAATACACTTTCTTCAACAATTGGCTATTGGTGTGGTGTCAGCGATGTTGCAGGTAGAATGTATCAATCTTCAACTATACCGGATGTAACTCAGCACAATAGAGAAATTGGCCATAGTCTTCAAACCGTTTCAGGTGGTACAAATGTTTTAGCTTATATCAATCTTCATTTTAATTAAATTGCTAATATCAATATTTCCCTTATTTATAGAATAGATTCTAAAAAAAGACTAGGCAATGTACCTAGTCTTTTTTTCAGGATGATCAACTCACCTATTTACAATATTTTTCACAGCTTTTACTTGATCTACATCAATCATTTTATACATTTGTTCATTTGGCGTTCCATTAAAGTTAATATGTGAATGTTTCATTGTGTTATCACATAAGTCCTTCATCAACGCCATATGAAATTGGTTACAGTTCGTTTTACTGATAATTTCGTCTAAATTGGTTGGCCGAATGCTACCACAAGCAAGTATTTCAATTTGATTCGAAACAGTATGCATTAGCTCATTGATTGTATCTATTCCTTCTAAACATCTTTGTTTTCCACCCGAAGTTAATATTCGACTTACACCTAAAGAAACAAGCTCATGAGCTGATTCAATTAAATTTGGCGTTATATCAATTGCTCTATGAAATACTATTTCTTTATTATAAGACTTACAAAGTTCCACTAAAACGTTTGTTCGGTGTAAATCAATGTTTTTGTATTCATTTAAAATACCTACAGCAATACCGTCAGCTCCATTTTGAAGCATTAACTTTGCATCAGTTATCATTGTATCAAATTCAAAATCAGTGTAACAAAAGCCACCTGTTCTAGGCCGAATCATTGTAATAATCGGAATGGTTGTTCGTTTTTTCGCTTCTATTAAACTTCCTAAAGTTGGTGTCAATCCACCAGCTTCAAATGCCGAATTAAGCTCTACTCTATCTGCTCCACCCTTTTCGGCTTCTACAACATCATCTACACTACAACAGCATATTTCAATTAACTTTTCATTACTCAACCCAAACACACTCCTTTATAAAAAGCTACTACTAGATATATAACATAGTAGTAGCTTTTATTCTAACCAATAAGTTTTAATAAAATTTCTTTCATTTTAGCAGGGTTTCCTTGACCTTTAGTTGCTTTCATGCATTGACCAACTAAGAATCCTAGTGCATTCGTTTTACCATTATTGTAATCTTCAATGGACTTTTGATTATTATCAATGATATTTTGAACTACTTTTTCCAATTCACTTTCATCAGAAATTTGGATGAGTCCTTTTTCTTTAACAATATCTTTAGGCATCTTCTCTGTTGCAATCATTTCTTCAAAAACAATCTTACCGCTTGCGTTAGAGATATCGCCTTTTTCTATTATCGCCAATAGTTCTGTTAGTTTTTCCGCAGTAATGTTTGTATCACTAATTGTTTTATTGGTTTCGTTCAAATATTTTGAAATATCGCCTAAAATCCAATTGCAAATAATTTTTGGTGAGCATTTATTCAAGGCAATACAATCTTCAAATAGTTTTGCTTTTTCAATATTTTCTACTAATAATCCGGTATCTTTTTGTGAAAGCTCATATGATTTTACATAGCGAATATGCTTTGCATTTGGAAGTTCAGGCAATGATTTTTTCAAGTTTTCAACGTATTCATCTTCCAAAACAATTGTTAGTAGGTCAGGTTCTGGAAAATATCGATAATCGTGAGCATCTTCCTTGCTTCTTAAAGGTATGCTCTCCCCTTTTGCGTCATCCCACTTGCGAGTTTCTTGAACGATTGTTCCACCGGCTTCAATTAACTCAATTTGGCGTTTTGCCTCATATTCTATTGCTCTAACTGCGCCACTAAAAGTATTAACATTCTTCATTTCACAGCGAGTACCGAATTTATTTGAGCCTTTTGGCATAACGGAAACGTTAACGTCACAACGAATAGAACCTTCCTCCATTTTACAGTCGGAAATATTTAAGTATTGCAATATTGATTTAATAGTATCTAAATAAGCTTTAGCTTCCTTTGCACTTCTAATATCTGGTTCAGAAACAATTTCAATCAATGGTACACCGCAACGGTTAAAATCTACAAGAGAACCTGCAAAGTTTTCATTGTGCAATAATTTACCTGCATCCTCTTCAATATGAATACGAGTAATACCAATTCGCTTTTGTTCACCATCAACTAGGACGTCTACATATCCTGTTTCACATAGAGGAATATCAAATTGAGATATTTGATACGCTTTTGGTAAGTCAGGATAAAAATAATTTTTTCTGTCTTGTTTGCAAACTTGATGGATATTACAATTTAATGCATGTCCCATTAATACTGCGTATTCAATAACTTTTTCATTTAAAGTTGGGAGTGTACCAGGCATACCTGTACATACAGGACAGCAATGGGTGTTTACTTCACGTCCAAATTCATTTTTACAACTACAATATATTTTTGATTGGGTTGAAAGTTCAGCATGAACTTCTAAACCTACGACTAATTCATATTCCATTTTGTAATCCTCCCTACTATAATGTTGGAACATCATTAAATCCGCCAACTAAATCCTCGTACTTCTTAGAAACATTAAATAGACTTTGTTCAGAGAATTTAGGACCGATAAACTGCATACCGATTGGCAATCCATTTTTTGCTTTACCGCATGGTATACTAATAGCCGGAAGACCTGCGATGTTTACTGTTACTGTACAAATATCATTTGCATACATCTTAATAGGATCATTTGATTTTTCACCTATTTTAAATGCGGTATCAGTGCCTGTTGGTGTTAATAAAACATCACATTGCTCAAAAGTCTCATTAAATTCGTTTAATATTTGTTTTTGTAATAGTTTTGCTCTCTTATAATAAGCGTCATAATATCCGGAGCTTAATACAAATGTACCAAGTAAAATTCTTCTCTTAACTTCATCTCCGAAACCTTCGCTACGAGTATTTTCATACATTTCGATTAAATTATTATAGTTTTCTGTTCTATAGCCATATTTAACACCATCAAAACGTGCTAAGTTTGATGAAGCCTCAGCTGAAGATATGATATAGTAAGCAGAAAGTGCATAATCAGTACTTGGAAGTGAAACAGGAACTAAAACAGCACCATTTTGTTCTAATAATTTTGCCGCTTCCATAACATTTTGTTTTACCTCTTCGCTAACACCTTCAGCAAAGTATTCTTTTGGTAAACCAATACGAAGTCCTTTAATATTTGTATTTAAGTTTGCAACAAAATTAGGATACTCTCGTTTTGCGCTAGTTGCATCCATTTTATCTGCACCACAAATTGCAGAATATATCATAGCTGTATCATTGATACTTCTTGCAAAAGGTCCAATTTGATCCAAAGAGGATGCAAATGCAACCAAACCATATCGAGACACACTGCCATATGTAGGTTTTAGACCAACAACACCGCAGTATGCTGCAGGAAGACGAATAGATCCACCAGTATCTGAACCCAAAGTAAGAATTGCTTCACCCGCAGCAACTGCAGCAGCACTTCCTCCAGAAGAACCACCCGGAACATATTCTAAATTATGTGGATTACTTGTCTTTTTGAAATATGAATTTTCACAAGAAGATCCCATC
It encodes:
- a CDS encoding nuclease-related domain-containing protein, whose translation is MNGYTYLWILGGIILILKILEEIFKSPNVTGAYGEYVTVKQLEKLTGYKKIIRNPIFITENESCEIDIIMIHETAIYVIESKNYSGWIFGKENQFKWTQCLKRKRKNSFYNPIMQNRKHIKVLADLLNIDTFQSVIVFSDRCELKKVEYNSNIILNKRTNAIRSIKYAVKNNPPILNEMQIDEFYNRIMQKAYFDKETRRKHIESIKAKQKD
- a CDS encoding copper homeostasis protein CutC codes for the protein MSNEKLIEICCCSVDDVVEAEKGGADRVELNSAFEAGGLTPTLGSLIEAKKRTTIPIITMIRPRTGGFCYTDFEFDTMITDAKLMLQNGADGIAVGILNEYKNIDLHRTNVLVELCKSYNKEIVFHRAIDITPNLIESAHELVSLGVSRILTSGGKQRCLEGIDTINELMHTVSNQIEILACGSIRPTNLDEIISKTNCNQFHMALMKDLCDNTMKHSHINFNGTPNEQMYKMIDVDQVKAVKNIVNR
- the gatB gene encoding Asp-tRNA(Asn)/Glu-tRNA(Gln) amidotransferase subunit GatB, whose protein sequence is MEYELVVGLEVHAELSTQSKIYCSCKNEFGREVNTHCCPVCTGMPGTLPTLNEKVIEYAVLMGHALNCNIHQVCKQDRKNYFYPDLPKAYQISQFDIPLCETGYVDVLVDGEQKRIGITRIHIEEDAGKLLHNENFAGSLVDFNRCGVPLIEIVSEPDIRSAKEAKAYLDTIKSILQYLNISDCKMEEGSIRCDVNVSVMPKGSNKFGTRCEMKNVNTFSGAVRAIEYEAKRQIELIEAGGTIVQETRKWDDAKGESIPLRSKEDAHDYRYFPEPDLLTIVLEDEYVENLKKSLPELPNAKHIRYVKSYELSQKDTGLLVENIEKAKLFEDCIALNKCSPKIICNWILGDISKYLNETNKTISDTNITAEKLTELLAIIEKGDISNASGKIVFEEMIATEKMPKDIVKEKGLIQISDESELEKVVQNIIDNNQKSIEDYNNGKTNALGFLVGQCMKATKGQGNPAKMKEILLKLIG
- the gatA gene encoding Asp-tRNA(Asn)/Glu-tRNA(Gln) amidotransferase subunit GatA, yielding MELYKLTATELSNMLRNKECSSVEITKSVIDRITNVENKVNAYITVTNELAIEQAKSVDEKLAKGNKLSPLAGIPVGIKDNICTKDVLTTCASKILYNFVPPYNATVYNRLLDNDVVLTGKLNLDEFAMGSSCENSYFKKTSNPHNLEYVPGGSSGGSAAAVAAGEAILTLGSDTGGSIRLPAAYCGVVGLKPTYGSVSRYGLVAFASSLDQIGPFARSINDTAMIYSAICGADKMDATSAKREYPNFVANLNTNIKGLRIGLPKEYFAEGVSEEVKQNVMEAAKLLEQNGAVLVPVSLPSTDYALSAYYIISSAEASSNLARFDGVKYGYRTENYNNLIEMYENTRSEGFGDEVKRRILLGTFVLSSGYYDAYYKRAKLLQKQILNEFNETFEQCDVLLTPTGTDTAFKIGEKSNDPIKMYANDICTVTVNIAGLPAISIPCGKAKNGLPIGMQFIGPKFSEQSLFNVSKKYEDLVGGFNDVPTL